A stretch of DNA from Aspergillus flavus chromosome 3, complete sequence:
ATAGACTCCAAAGCGCGGTAAGCACACTGGGCGAAACCGATGAGGACCCCGGGCTACGCAAGCCAGGAGATTACAAACAACCCCAGGTACGAGACACACGGGCGGAGTTGATTACCGTACTAAGTATCAACAGGTCTTCGGAGGAAGGATGCTTCTCTGGCTCGCCTATCAATCAATCGGTGTTATATATGGTGACATTGGGACCAGTCCTCTCTATGTTTACTCGTCAACATTCAGTGAGGCACCCTCCCGTCAAGATCTCATCGGGGTGCTCTCCATAATTATCTGGAGTCTGTTTATGATGGTGACGGTCAAGTATGTCTTAGTTATCCTTCGAGCAGATAATGATGGCGAAGGAGGCACGTTCAGCACATATTCCTTGCTGAGTCGTTATGTAAGACTCCCTACAGTTGCACTCCTGGTTGTAGAAGCTGACCTTCGCGTTACTAGATGAATATCACCAACCGTGATCCAAGAGAGGCCTCCCTTGTCCAAATGAAAAGACACTTAACGGATGAACTCGAACGAACAAGCAGGCATGTACGCCATCGACTCGAGTCAAGCAGTGTTGCGAAGCGCCTTCTCAAAGTCATGGGAGTATTGGCGGTTACCATGGTCCTTGCAGATGGCCTCCTTACACCGGCTCAATCAGTGCTAGGAGCCGTCCAAGGAATTGAAGTAGTATCACCCAATATTTCGAAAGGCACCATTATAGGCGTTACCGATGCTATCCTAGTCGTCCTATTCCTAATACAACCGCTTGGTATTACCAAGCTTACATTTGCTTTTGCACCCATTGTCATCATATGGCTCGGCTTTAACGCAGCTTTCGGCATATACAACCTTGCCAAGTATGACGCTGGTGTCTTCATAGCGTTCAACCCTGGGTACGCCTTCAGTTTCCTGGCCCGGCATGGAGAGGAGGGTTGGAGGATGCTTAGCGGGACGCTATTAGCTTTCACTGGAGTTGAGGCTCTCTTCGCAGATATTGGAGCCTTCAGCCGAAGAGCTATACAGATTAGCTGGCTAGGTTACGCCTTTCCATGCTTACTCCTAGCTTATATCGGACAAGCAGCCTATATTAGTGTTCATCCGGAAGCATATTCGAATCCATTTTTTAATGCCGCACCACCGGGCACGGTCTATCCTGCGCTAGTCATTGCAATTCTAGCTGCCATTGTTGCCTCTCAGGCCATTATAACGGCAACCTTTCAGGTAAGTCGACAATCGGCTTTTTAGATACATGTTGCTAAGCTCCTCATTAGCTCCTGACGCAAGTGATGAAACTGTCATACTTTCCACAGATTAAAGTCATCCATACCTCTGACATCTTTCATGGCCAGCTTTACATTCCGATAGCGAATTGGCTCCTTATGGTTGGAACAATACTTATAGCTTCCATCTACAACAATGTACGTCTTGATTTCCGTAGTCAAATGCCAATGCTGACTAGCTGCAGACCACATCTCTGGGTAACGCATATGGTGTCTGCGTTATGTTCGTCACATTCTTCGATACATGCATGGTCTCGTTAGCAGCTATGTTTGTCTGGCGTATCAGCCCCTTCATCGTGCTATTCCCCTGGCTCATAGTTGCTTGTCTGGACGGTGCATATCTATCTTCCTCTCTCATGAAAGTCCCCACTGGCGCCTGGTTTACCATCGCGCTTGCTACGGTGTTGGCCATTCTGTTTTTAATATGGAGATTTGGGAAAGAACAGCAATGGTTTGCCGAGGCCGAAGATCGCTTTCCCACCTCACACTTCGTCTCCAAAGATCCGGATGGCCAAATACGTCTTACCGATCGATATGGAAGTACCCCATTGAGTATAACAAAAGGTCTCGGGATCTTTTTTGACAAAGCCGGGGAGACCACCCCAATCGTGTTCAGTCAGTTCATTCTCAAGCTTACCACCATGCCTGCTGTGATAATCTTCTTTCATCTACGCCCGATCGAAACGCCGTCGGTGCCAGCGGAAGATCGCTATACGGTTTCCAGACTTGCGATCCCTAACTGCTACCGTCTTGTTGTTCGCTATGGATACAATGACGAGATCATCACGCCTGATTTGGCGAACACCATCACTCAGCAGGTCCGCAGGTACTTGATTACAAGATCGTGTGATCAAGCTGATCCATCTACATGCACACCTGACACTATGACGAACAAGAGTCATACTAGCTCGGTAAAGCGGTCCACAACATCTGCAACTGGGGAGTCTTCCATGGTGGACGGAGGGCGGTATGACACTTCATTGACAAAGCTCGAAGATGCGTACAACCATGGGGTGATTTATATCACCGGCAAGGAGCAAATGAGGATCAAGAAGAGTAAGAATTACTTTCGAAGAATCGTGTTATGGATCTTTTTATGGATCCGTGAGAATACGAGGGCGAAAATAGCATCTCTTGGGTTGGCAACGGAGAAGGTTATTGAAGTTGGCTTTctcaaagatatataattagtgtTCAGAGTAGTGGAGTTATGCGATTTGTTGGCAACACCAGGAATGCAACGTATGCATCTTCATTTCAAACTGGCATAGTAAACTCTGCAACAATCCCAAATAGTCGCATAAGGCTGGCAGCAGTGCACAGCCTCGTTGCCTTACAAAATGTGCTGATGACGTAGCCTCAAGCATCCTCATTGTTTGAGGGCAGAATACTTCTGGATTGGGGCGGTACATGAAGCGGTGAGGCGCAAGCGCAAGGAAGTGGACGGAATATCCACCACGTGACATGCCCCGCCCagttcatcgtcatcgtcatggTAGTCCGTGTTACCCCACCATCCGTCATGCATGTCACTGAGGAGGCGTCTGTTGTACAAAGACACTGCCACAGGCGATCCAAAGCCACAAGAGATATGGAATAGATAGGTCTGCAGGTGTAAATGATGTAGAGTTCTGACGACACTGTGAAGTTAAAAAGGACATGAAACAATAAATACTACGGAAATGACGGAGTAGGAAACCTTGTCACGAGGGGAATGGCCCAAATGGCGCGATTCCAAGGAACTGACGGACTGAGGCAACAGCTTGTCCTTCCGCGCTATCGGGCGAAAGTCACATTTCACCCCTTATCAGTGGTGATATTGACTCAAACCCCCGCAAGGTGGTATAAAGTCTCCCGGTGTCCCACCCTGTCCACGGCTTGTTTCTCTTACTACCCTCCAACTGTCAACCCCTTAAGCACACCACCTTACCTGTCCACTTCGAACACTTCTCCATTGAAACATTCACTACACCTTTCAATTTGCGCACGTAAACATGCCTCTCTACAACGTTCGTTACGCCTATCCTGCCGTCTTGGAGTTTCTTGATGCTTATTTGTTTATCTCTTTAGGTCACACTTAAGAAAGACTCTCCCCCtgaagagttggagaagtGAGTCGCCCTATAGTTTAGTTTCTAGAAAGGACAGCTGCTGACATCACACCCTCGCTACAAGAGCCAAGGAGCAGGCCAGGGAAAAAGGCGGAACCATCAAGCATGAGTACACTCTTATCAAGGGTTTCACGTAAGGCAGCCATCCATCCTGACGCCTCTCCACAATATCAACAGCTAGCAGAACTGACGGTCACTAGTGTCGAGTACCCCGAGGACCATGTCAGTACTCTTGAGTCGAGTGACCATATCCACGTCGAACAGGATCAAGAAGTAAAGACCCAGTGATAGGAATACGCATCGATCCCGGGGCAAACGGCGATATAGTCACTGCTTGCAACAAATAGCAGAACTGGCCACATAACTAAGCATCGATGCTGGCCTGGGGAAGTTGCGGTTCAATGGTGGCTGTACGATTTACGAATATCCTAGTCTAGCGTTTCAAGAGAATGTTTCTCATGAGTACCGGGACTGCTGTGCGGAAAGCTGGACTCATCTGGGACTGTTCCCTTGTTCAATTATGACCCAAAATCATATCAAATTTTCAGTTCAACTTGTAACGACTGTTCTTTGTTCCTAACACGGCGTGCTATGTATTTGTCTACCGACCAGGCAGCAAAGATATACCCAATAGATAAATGACCTCACCATACAGAAAAGCGACCAACCAAAGCAAGCCAAGGATGTGTACGTACATAAGATAAGCTGTAAGCTCAATGAGCCGCGATAAGCGTTGTCATGTAGGGACTGGTTCATATGCGTTCTGATGCAGCCTCGCTGATGTAACGTAAGGGTGTGTACTTCCAACTCGTTCCATGTTTTCCCGACGGTTCTTGAATAATCGCTCTTTTTATCCCTTCTGAATACCGTATATACCTTTGAAGATCCTTCGAGCAATAAAGGGATGCAAATAGGACGCAGattgtttttctttgtttctagACAACTGTTAGTTGACCTATACATTTGACTAAGCATTCCCCACTCAGCCAGCCTTTCCTGAATTGTCTTAGCGTCGATCCACGTGAGGATTGCCCTTTTGAGTGGTATGATGACGAAAGTCACTGATACATGGCATGAATTAATGCTGAGCTAGTCACAGAATGGCTATTGCTGAAGATGGCCTTAACCAATGCCGTCGCACGAATCGCGAGCTGCAGCGTCCGACATAGGATTTGTCTAAGCCATAATATCCAGAAAGCACGTCAATTCTCCGTGTCACCGCCTCCCCAAGTTGGGACGTCGACTCAGCACCCGTTTGCCTACGGGGCAAATGATGAAGTCACACGTCTTGCGGCTAGCCGTCGTCGGCCATTGACTCTCGCAGATTTGCTAAAGTACGCTTGGTGTTGGGGATATGGTTGTCTTAATTTATATGCGCAGGATGTACTGATTACGGTCTCCCTAGACACGGTCGTCCGCCGTTATCGAAGGATGCTCTGCTGGCATCGGCGAATTTTACGCTTTCCCTCCTTCCTGCCCGACTAGCCTCTCGAATCGAAGCTCTACGTAACCTCCCTTTCATCATTGTTTCGAACCCGCATGTTTCGAAGATCTACAATAACTACCTTCACTCTTTGTCCACACTTCTCCCTTACCAGCAACGGCAAATCACCACacttgaggaagagaaacacTTTGCAGAGGTCTTAGCGGATCTAGTCCACACCCATACAAATACAATTCCCATCCTTGCGCGTGGATTTCTAGAGTGTCGCCGATATATCGATCCGACGGAGGTGACTCGGTTCCTAGATACCCACCTGCGGGCGCGAATCGGCACTCGGCTGATAGCTGAGCAACACTTGGCGCTCCATTTTGCCTCACAACCGATTAGTGATGATGGTAAATTACCGAAGAGTACATCCCCATCGAACTATATTGGTGTCATCGACACTGCCCTGCAACCAGCACGCATTGTCAAGCTCTGTGAGGACTTCGTTGGAGAGATTTGCGAACTGAAATATGGGGTCCGCCCACGACTCACGATCGGCGGGCAACCGGATGCCACCTTTGCGCACGTTCCTGTTCATGTCGAATACATACTCACAGAACTATTGAAGAACGCATTCAGGGCCGTGGTTGAAGCGGGCAATGAACGCGAACCTGTTGAGGTGACAATCGCCGCTGCGCCTGACGTTCCGAGAAACCATGTGCGAGGGCCGTACTCGGTGTCGGCGGGAACATATCCCAGCCATCCCAACTCGGATGTGGGATTCGAAATGGACAGCGTCGTAGGAACCGCAGATGCGAACGAATCAATCAAGTTTTCATCTCCCTCCACGCAAAGCATTACGATCAGAATCCGCGATCGGGGTGGTGGAATTCCTCCCGAGATTCTGCCCAATATCTGGTCCTACAGTTTCACCACTTTTTCAGATCTCGACTTGCAGGGATCAGAGAATGGGAATATGGATGCCCTGAATGCCATGTCCTCCAGCAGTGGTCATTTGAGTAGCATCGCAGGACTCGGATACGGATTGCCACTGAGTAGGGCATATGCTGAATACTTTGGTGGCAGTATCGCCGTACAGAGCCTGTGGGGGTGGGGGACTGACGTTTATCTGACTCTGCAAGGAGTTGGTAAGGTCGGTTGATGGACGATAGGATATTGTAGCCTTGCCAATGCCCTGGACAAAACTAGATATGTACCGGTAACTCGCATACCCAATAGATCACGCTGCAGATACCGGTTATCTGAGATAGATTGGAACCTTTCATACATTTGAAACATAACATTTACATTCTTCAACTGTCAGAACCTATATCATGTCTAAAGCCTGGGGCCTGACGACCCTTGGAGCCAGAACAAATTGACAAACTCCGAAATACCCATCTCATCGtcctcaacagcagccaGAATTCTAGCGATATGTGCATCTGAGAATACCAAACGCATGTTCCTCACAAACTTGTCTCGCACAGCAGCCGAAGTCTTAGGGTTTCTGACATGACCAATTGGATACTCCACCAGCACCTCTGGCAGGACAGTACCATCACATAAACACACCTTCAACCCCGACCCAatactcttcttctccagatcGAGATAGTCAGCTGTCAACCGATCATCCGgcacaacaacaactctCTCCCGCAAGCTCTCCAATTCCTGACTCTTGACCCAGCAACTCTCATCCTGATAATCCGCGACCTCAGGCACACCCCCTTTCAACAACGCCAAAGCAACAACAAACTGCATACAATGATCCCTATCCGCCGCATTCCTCAAGGGCCCCcgtttattaataataagatcCGCCGCCCTAGTCGTTCTTATCTCGATCCTTTCCACATCACGCACACCAAAACCCATCTCCAAAAGTCGTCTCCGCTGAACCAAAACCGCCTCAACAGCTGCAATCCCATGCCCCTCAACCGGCATAACCTTATACAAAACATTCCTAACCATCCAATCCCCAAACTCCCGGATAAACTCAAACCCCTTCCCCCCAAAATCCCGCTGATAAAACCCCCACGGCACCGCACTCAACACCGAAGGAACACCAACTTGCCCAGCCCTAACCAGCAACGCCAAATACACCGCCCGCATGCACGCATCCCCCGCCGCCCATCCTTTCCGGGGTATTGTGTCCTCTGCACCGCGGTAGATCCGGCTCGGATGGCCATCCATCCAGACGTGCGAGATGGTAGCCATTGTTTGGGACTCGGTTAGGCCGAGAAGCCAGGAGACGACGGCTGCGGAGGCGAGcttgacgaggatgacgtGGTCTGTGCCGTGGGTGTTAAAGGCGTTGCTTTGTGCGTAGATGCCTTGGATTTCGTAGGCTTTTATGAGGGCCGTGAGGAGGGTGTATATTGTCATTGGGGGGCCATGGTGGGTTGGTTCGTTGGTTCGACAGAGCCAGTCTGTCACGGAGAGTATGGATGCTATATTATCTGACGGAATCCATCATTACCATCATACTCATCATCATAATGACCAACCGAAAACCAACACAATCCACCCTCCCACAAAatatcaaagaaaagaaaaaaaagaaaggaaaaaaataCCAGAAGGATGTCCCCACTCCCTCCCCCAAAGAGCATCATTATGATCCAAATACCTAACTAGAACACCCAAATCGAACGCCCCCTTCACCGGATCCAActggtactccgtacccgGGACCCTGAACCCATGGGGAACGATCGTGCCCGGGACGCGCGGACCGAGGAGTTTCTGCGCTTCGGTGCTTTTCGAGGCTGTTTCGATGGCACAGCCTAGTGCGTCGAGGAGGGCTATGCGCGCTGAGGCGTAGGCTGTTGGGTTGCTTATGGTGTGGTTGTAGAGGTAGGTTGTTAGGGATTGGATTGGGGGGTCGTAGGGGTGGGTCATTTGGGGGGTTTAGGTAGGTTTTGGGGTGGTGTGTGGGGGAGAGTTGTAGTTGGGGAGGGTATGGGAAGTATGAAGGGACGGGGTATTTTTGGTTGTATGTAGGTAGGGTTTGGGTTGAGTTGGTTGTGTGACTTTGGGATTGGGGTAGTATGTGGATGATGGAATGGACGGATACGGGGTTTCCACTGGATGGAGGTCGTTGTAGAAGAGGTgacgaggaaagaaagaggagcaGAAGTGAATCCAATAGGTTTTTGAATATAGATTGAATGTCCACAATATACAATACTAATCGAACAAGTAAGTAGTTCAAATCTGTCCATATCGACTGCTATCATTACCACGTATGTTGAGGAAACCATCGCTGTATCACTCAGAGACCACCTGCACCACTCAAACTCAACAGAGTCGAAATGGGAGTTGCCCCGGGATAGAAACTGGTGGGCATGGGTGGAATGGTAAAGGGAGCGGTCGACGGAGGATTCGTGGTAAAATCACCGGGCATATGTGTAGCGGAGTAAGACCTGAGGGTATCCATGTCAGTAGGGCTCTAAAGTAATGGGTGGTTAGGGTTGGACGTACGGCGTCGCAGTCACGGTAACAGCCGTAGTATAAGTTGCTAGATCACCGGTGTCTTTCGCTTCTTGTAGACAAGCACCTGAGCCGTACGCATTGGCACAGGACCATTCCACGTAGTCTCCGTCCTCTGTCCACAAATTCACATTGTCAAGGGTGATATCGTAGCAGGGGACATCCTCGTCACACTCGATTCGGATCGCCGGTCGGCTGTTGGCGGTATTTTCGCCGTACCAGTTCTAAGGGAATGATCAGCATTGTGCTTGGAACTTATGATTCACATTCACTTACGCGGAAAGTCAGATTCTGGACCTGGACACCTGTAGAGCCCACATCTTTACCCCAGGCTTCATTCACAGCGAGTGGATAAGGGCCTCCGTGCACGATGACATTTTCCCAGACAATATTCTTGACTATCCCATCACCATTGTGGGTCTTCAAATAGCAGGCGTCTGCCTGGTTCATGTAAAGGTTTCGGTAGTGGATATTGGAGATGTTGGTGCCAGTGCCTAGAGACCCAATGGCAGTTCCCCCGCTCAGATTGCAGTAGATGTTCTCAATTAGGAAGTCCGAGGCTGGAGACTTAACCGTCACACACTCATCGCCATTAGTAACCTCGATATCATGTATCCATACGTTCTGGCCCCATATATCGAATGCGTCCGTCATACCTAGATCAGCGATTCCCCGCACAAGAAGATTGTAGATCTCCCCATTGGAAACGGTGTCGAAGACAAGGTAATACGCAGGGGAATCGATCGCAGCAAAGCCATGGACCGAGAAGTCACTGACATCCTGGAAGCGAAAGAGTCGTTCACCGTAATTCCCGTCTTGAAGGTATTCATACCCGTATCCTTGGACCGCGCCTTGGGAATTGCCACTGAAAAACTCGCAGTCATGGCAGTTGCGCACCAGGATCAATTGGTAGGAGCCTTCATGACCGCGTGCCAATACACCGTCTAGCTGGAAGGCAGTGGATTCACCGTGCTTGAGTTCCAAATCCGTTGCAAGCGAATAGGTACCTGGGGGTACGTAAATGAGACCTCCAGTTGAGCAGTTACCCCAGGCGTCTAGAATGGCGGGGCCAACGTCAGTTTTGCCGTCTGCAACGGCGCCATAGTCGGTGATGTCACAGGTTttattctttgctttggtCTTGAAGTCCACGAGAGGCCCGACAGACCCAGACAGTTGAGCTGACACAAGAATTGGTGCCCAGAGGGCCAAAGTGTAGAACAGTTTCACTTGCATTATGAAGGAAGTATACAAGCCATAGAGGAGATAAGGCCAGAGGAAGACGTCTGtcatttatatatttgaatCTCCATCGCCCCATGTCTGCTATCCCGAGTGGCGCTATCGTAAGAGTAGTTATGATATCCTGCTGGGTCTAGTGTACACATTAGTAGAAGATCTTCAAGCAGCAAGCCAGCGAAGATGGGCTCAAATATATTAGATGAATCCTAACtaggaaagaaaacactGGCAATCCAATCCTCCGGACGGGAATTGTGCCGGAAGTGGTGGGCAGAGCTTGATCTTAGTTTGTGAGTTCTTCATCAGTCTGAAACAACGGTAGCGGAGGTTGGTTCTTCGCTTGCAGAGTGGACGCCATTTTGAGCGGATCAATTCCTGTTATCGATTAGAGGTGTAGCAAGCTTGTGGGGTTTCGGGGAAACCAAATCCGAGACAGGGGCTTCGGCCTTGTCTTTGCTTACCTTTCAGTATCTTAGTACTGGAGGTTAGAGCAGGTCACTGGTGCGAATATGACGTCTTGTTTTAGTAGTGCTTGTATACTTTCCCGCCAGTTGGATAAAATGCTAACCTTATGCTTCGGGTCAATTGCCGGCTGTTTTTTTCCGCATCGACGACCCACTTGGGTGTCAATAAGGTTAAGTCCGATATTCTGTCAGTCTTAATATTTCGCGGTATGTCTTCTCCACTGCCATTTCTCCAGAACCATAACGACATCGTGGATCCCTCTGCGTGTCGCATGGTCAAGCGGAGTGTTGCCATCGTCGTCTCTTGACCGTAAATCGGCACCCTGCCAAAGCAGCAGTTCAACTATTGTCACTGCCCCCAGGCCACTCAAACGTTCTGCTGCGTAGGAGAGTGGCGTCCGACCAAAATTGTCTCTTGAGTTTACATCAGCACCGCTGTCGAGAAGCAGTATTACTGTCGCCTTACGTCCGTACTCAACCGCATAAGAAAGTGCCGCACGACCATCGTCATCTCTTGACTCTAGATTAGCACCTTTGCCAATCAGTGATCTGGCCGCCGACGGATGCTGAAGTCGAACTGCTTGACAGAGTGGGGTGGAACCATGGTGGCCTCTCGACTCCACCTCGGCTCCTTGGTTAAGTAGTTGTTCTACCACATCATATTGACTGAACCTTATGGCCCAGGAGAGTGCTGTGCAGTTATTAACGTCCCTTGACTCCAGGTCAGCACCCCTATCAAGCAGTACTGCTAGGGCTTCGTTGCGCCAGGAGTCTGCAGAATAAGAGAGTGGTGTGCGACCATAAGAACATTTTGAGTTTATATCAGCACCTCTGTCAAGCAGTAATGTTACTACACCTCCATGTCCAGATTTTGCAGCATAGGAAAGCGGTGTGCGACCATTAGGACATTTTGAGTCCACATTAGCACCACTATCAAGcaataattttactattgCTTCATTTCCGGACGTTGCTGCGTAGGAGAGCGACGTTCTTCCAGTTGCGCCTTCCTGATCAACAATAGCACCATGATCTAGCAATATCCTGATCATCTCAACATCGCTCCTTTGCAAAGCCATTGAAAGTATTGGTCTACTGCTTGAATTCCTCTGGTTCAATATGTCTTCCGTGTTTGCTTCCATAGTGAGAAGCGTTCTGACTGCCTCCCTAGAGCTATGCATTATAGCAGCCACCAGGGGAGAATCATAGCGCTCTGTTCTTGCATCCTCATAGTGATGCAACTTGATTTCAGTCTCGAGCAGCATCCCATAGTCCTTCTCTGCCAGGATATACATCCTCTGCGCAGCTGGAGTGTAGCGGCGTATCTCATGCTTTTCAAATAAATTGTTCTTCATAATCCAGCTGCTGAGTGGAAAGTCTTGCAGGAAACACATCTGCGTAACCCCATTCTCGGCTGCTGCATTTGCATGGTACAACACATACTGTAcagaatattcaagaaaTGGGTATAGTTTGGACGTCTTCTGTACGAGTCGCTTAGCTTTATAAGATTTAACCGGTGGCAATGTGCCAGGTAGCGGCACCGAAGAGAGGCCGATCTTCACGTAATTCAAGCAACAATTCTTGAGCGTTTCGTGACTCGGACCTGGCGATACACTTCCCACGTTCAGTTTGGCAAACCCCTCGTCCCGGAGAAAATCCCTAACTGATTCATGAATGAACTGCACGGTGGGACTTTTGGATTTGGTCAGTTCGGCAAGACCCTTTGAAGAATCAAGGATAAATCTGTTtacatcttcttcgttgacATTTGCAGACGTCCATTCTGCAAGAAAGGCGGAGGACTCAATTCCAGCTAAGATAGCGAAATAGAGCTCCTCGGAAGATAGAGGCCGTTGTGTATATAGTAACCATTGCAGACAGAGCAGTGTGTTCTCCATATCATGGTTTCCACGTATTAATATGTCCTTTAAAAGCTCATGCAATCCGTCCGGGATctgttccattcttcttttcagcGCGTGTACCTGGCCGCGGTCATACTCCTTATTAAGTGTCTGTACGACGAGAACAACCCAAAGGAATACGCCAGATGAACGAGCGATGACTTCCTCTTTGATTTGCTCAACCTGTTTGCTACGTCCGGCTCTGAGCTCGGAATGCACAAAGTTTGATATGTCTTGCTGATGGCCGTCTTGATCCTCCAGCACCAGCTCAGTCGCATTGTTCACAGCAATATGTGGATAATGGCGACTCGAAAAACAAACGAGCAATCGCTGCTGTCTATCTACTGCGAATTCTCCTAACTGCTCGAAGAAGGACAGCATATCTCGCACTTGATCCTCATCGCACTCGTCTAGCGCGTCAACAAAGCACATCAGGGAGCGTCCATGAAGCTGCTCAATGGCAACGCTAAATAGATATTTCAGTGTTTCGATGTCCCATGTGGGTGTTTGACTGTGTATTTGATTTGTTGGCAGCAAATCAAACATTGTGCATAGATCGGGCAACTTGTCAAGAAGCTGGCAAAGTAGTGAGCGGTACATTCCCACCACTGTTTTCTCTAAGCTATTCCCTCTGGCattaaaaaagaaggagatgatCGTAGTATCTTTCACCTGTCGAGGTGTCTTGCTGAAAGCGAACTTCATGATTGTTGATTTTCCAGTGCCTGGTTTCCCTTTAATCCAGAAAATCCCATGATGTCGCCCGGATAATCCTGGGTTAATCCAATCCTTATACTCCTGGCAACTAAGTAACCATTGACATGTTTTGGCGTGCGCCATTCGAATGGTTCGATGACGGCTGTCTATTTGCTCGAATCTCAGTGACTCCAGATACATTTTCTGCAGCGCGGCTGATGTCTGACGCTGTTGTCTATGGTGGTCTAGTATAGTATCGCTCTGAGCGCAGACTCCTCTTGATGGTGGAGGGACGTATAATAAGATCTGCCTTGCGCATGCAGCGGCCGTGGAAGCAGCGAAATATTGGAAATCCTTATTTTTGTGCGAGTCGGCATAGTCGCTGATGCCCCTGACGACCAAACAAGGAAGCAAATTCACCACGCCAGCGGCTTCCATTTCAAAACAGAGAACACCTCCAAGTTTGGTGCTGATTTTGTCCCTTGTCATTCCATCCTTGACTAGCTGGTTCCCAGATCCTATAGTTCCAAAGTGAACTCTGACATTCGAATCTTCCCGCTGGGGTCTTCGCACTAGCATATCTTTACGGCAGGCGTTACATGTTTCCCCTCTAGCATGATCGTATGACGCCTCGAAGAGAACATCGGGGACGGAATGAGGTCTCTTAACTCGAGCAACCGTGTCTAGATAATCCTGGATGTTATTTATTGAAGCACTCAGGTTCGATTTAAACTTTGAGACGGCCGTAAGCAAAGTAGGAGATGGT
This window harbors:
- a CDS encoding putative rhamnogalacturonase A precursor (Probable rhamnogalacturonase C), translating into MTDVFLWPYLLYGLYTSFIMQVKLFYTLALWAPILVSAQLSGSVGPLVDFKTKAKNKTCDITDYGAVADGKTDVGPAILDAWGNCSTGGLIYVPPGTYSLATDLELKHGESTAFQLDGVLARGHEGSYQLILVRNCHDCEFFSGNSQGAVQGYGYEYLQDGNYGERLFRFQDVSDFSVHGFAAIDSPAYYLVFDTVSNGEIYNLLVRGIADLGMTDAFDIWGQNVWIHDIEVTNGDECVTVKSPASDFLIENIYCNLSGGTAIGSLGTGTNISNIHYRNLYMNQADACYLKTHNGDGIVKNIVWENVIVHGGPYPLAVNEAWGKDVGSTGVQVQNLTFRNWYGENTANSRPAIRIECDEDVPCYDITLDNVNLWTEDGDYVEWSCANAYGSGACLQEAKDTGDLATYTTAVTVTATPSYSATHMPGDFTTNPPSTAPFTIPPMPTSFYPGATPISTLLSLSGAGGL
- a CDS encoding potassium transporter-domain-containing protein, which gives rise to MEENRDFEKGAIAQKSPESVAQESHDDIYNVRPWNSPLDRLQSAVSTLGETDEDPGLRKPGDYKQPQVFGGRMLLWLAYQSIGVIYGDIGTSPLYVYSSTFSEAPSRQDLIGVLSIIIWSLFMMVTVKYVLVILRADNDGEGGTFSTYSLLSRYMNITNRDPREASLVQMKRHLTDELERTSRHVRHRLESSSVAKRLLKVMGVLAVTMVLADGLLTPAQSVLGAVQGIEVVSPNISKGTIIGVTDAILVVLFLIQPLGITKLTFAFAPIVIIWLGFNAAFGIYNLAKYDAGVFIAFNPGYAFSFLARHGEEGWRMLSGTLLAFTGVEALFADIGAFSRRAIQISWLGYAFPCLLLAYIGQAAYISVHPEAYSNPFFNAAPPGTVYPALVIAILAAIVASQAIITATFQLLTQVMKLSYFPQIKVIHTSDIFHGQLYIPIANWLLMVGTILIASIYNNTTSLGNAYGVCVMFVTFFDTCMVSLAAMFVWRISPFIVLFPWLIVACLDGAYLSSSLMKVPTGAWFTIALATVLAILFLIWRFGKEQQWFAEAEDRFPTSHFVSKDPDGQIRLTDRYGSTPLSITKGLGIFFDKAGETTPIVFSQFILKLTTMPAVIIFFHLRPIETPSVPAEDRYTVSRLAIPNCYRLVVRYGYNDEIITPDLANTITQQVRRYLITRSCDQADPSTCTPDTMTNKSHTSSVKRSTTSATGESSMVDGGRYDTSLTKLEDAYNHGVIYITGKEQMRIKKSKNYFRRIVLWIFLWIRENTRAKIASLGLATEKVIEVGFLKDI
- a CDS encoding dehydrogenase kinase, with protein sequence MALTNAVARIASCSVRHRICLSHNIQKARQFSVSPPPQVGTSTQHPFAYGANDEVTRLAASRRRPLTLADLLKHGRPPLSKDALLASANFTLSLLPARLASRIEALRNLPFIIVSNPHVSKIYNNYLHSLSTLLPYQQRQITTLEEEKHFAEVLADLVHTHTNTIPILARGFLECRRYIDPTEVTRFLDTHLRARIGTRLIAEQHLALHFASQPISDDGKLPKSTSPSNYIGVIDTALQPARIVKLCEDFVGEICELKYGVRPRLTIGGQPDATFAHVPVHVEYILTELLKNAFRAVVEAGNEREPVEVTIAAAPDVPRNHVRGPYSVSAGTYPSHPNSDVGFEMDSVVGTADANESIKFSSPSTQSITIRIRDRGGGIPPEILPNIWSYSFTTFSDLDLQGSENGNMDALNAMSSSSGHLSSIAGLGYGLPLSRAYAEYFGGSIAVQSLWGWGTDVYLTLQGVGKVG